Genomic window (Brachyspira hampsonii):
CTAGTTATTAATTTTTTACTATATAATTTTTCTAAATAATTTATTATTTAGAATTATCTATTTTTATCTTGTATCATTATTATTGCAGACTTAGTAACCTTTTTAGGCATATTTTTCAATAAATCTGCTATTTTATTCTTTGCATATTTCATATCTGTAGAATATTTATGATTAGTTTTAGATTTTAATGTATCTATTACAGATATTTCATCATAATCATCATCTACATACCAAACATCGCTCAAATATGCTGTAGAAGTCTCTATATAATTTTTCATAGTTTCATTATATTGGCTTATTGGTATTATAAAAATATCAGTCATTTTCTGAGGCTTTGTATTTCTGCTTAAACTTGGCTCTAATATATCTATATTCTCAATTATTTTTTTAATATTTTTAATAGCTTTTGTATGCAGCTGAGATATTCTGCTCTCTGATACATCTAATAATTTAGCAATATTTTTTAATGTAATATCATAACAATAATATAATATAAGCAAGTTTTTTTCTTCTCTAGGAAGTTTTTTAAAAGTTGATAATATTTTATCTTTTATTTTTTCTTTCTCACTAAAATATTCATAATTAGAATGAGATTTTAATCTATCTATTACGGTTATTTCATCAGAATCATCTTCAGCATACTCAATAACTCTTTTATATTCTGATGGACAATCTAGTTTTATGAGTTCATCATATATAGCTCTGCTAATTTTAGTCGTAGCATAAGTTTTAAACTTAATATCTATATTAGGGTTATATTTATCAATAGCATCAATAAGTCCAAAAGTTCCGAAACCTATCAAATCCTGAAATTCAATATTTTTATCAGACCACATATTAACATATATTTTGTTTGCAGCATACTTTACCAATGGAGAATATTTAAAAATGAAAGCTTCTCTTATATAAGGCGAATGAGTATTTTTGAACTCCTGCCAATATTCATGTTCATTGTCATTAGTAATATTTGGTATTTTATCTTCATATCTCATGATATTTACCCTAACTATTAAATTTTCTATTTTAATATATTTTATTTATTATCTTCTTCATCTTTAGCCATCATAGTTCTAACTGCCTTAGCCACTTTTTCAGGATCCTCTTGAACTTCTTTTCTAATTTCATTATCAGAGACTTTCTTATCAGGAAACATACTGCTTGTACTGCTTGTAGTGCTGTAATTTGTACTGCTGCTAGCAGAAGGTTTCCCTGATATTATATCTCCTATATCAGCTCCGGAACTATGATAATCTGTATTAGACCTTTTATCAAGATTTATTGAATCTGCAGATATACTAATATTATCAGGATTAAATTCATCACTTGCCTTATCTGCATTACC
Coding sequences:
- a CDS encoding sigma-70 family RNA polymerase sigma factor translates to MRYEDKIPNITNDNEHEYWQEFKNTHSPYIREAFIFKYSPLVKYAANKIYVNMWSDKNIEFQDLIGFGTFGLIDAIDKYNPNIDIKFKTYATTKISRAIYDELIKLDCPSEYKRVIEYAEDDSDEITVIDRLKSHSNYEYFSEKEKIKDKILSTFKKLPREEKNLLILYYCYDITLKNIAKLLDVSESRISQLHTKAIKNIKKIIENIDILEPSLSRNTKPQKMTDIFIIPISQYNETMKNYIETSTAYLSDVWYVDDDYDEISVIDTLKSKTNHKYSTDMKYAKNKIADLLKNMPKKVTKSAIIMIQDKNR